One window from the genome of Rhodopseudomonas sp. P2A-2r encodes:
- a CDS encoding prolipoprotein diacylglyceryl transferase: MSGSIHAIFDIAAWLAAGFAGLWLSRVRHLQFPKQSTALPYVAALVFGAGVGAYLFGSLNLWLSGVPGVARSVEGAIAGGVVAIELYKWRHGITQRTGARFALPLAVGIAVGRLGCYFAGLDDFTYGTPTSLPWAHDFGDGILRHPVQLYESMAMAGFAAAYAVAVFRHSTFIIANGFYLALAFYGLQRFAWEFLKPYAAVVGPLTLFHLLSLGIAVYAALMLGTAPVARLNDERAAA; this comes from the coding sequence ATGAGCGGATCGATCCACGCCATCTTCGATATCGCGGCATGGCTTGCCGCCGGCTTTGCCGGCCTGTGGCTGTCGCGGGTGCGGCATCTGCAGTTTCCGAAACAATCCACCGCGCTGCCCTATGTCGCGGCGCTGGTGTTCGGCGCCGGCGTCGGCGCCTACCTGTTCGGCAGTCTGAATCTCTGGCTGTCGGGCGTGCCGGGCGTCGCGCGCTCGGTGGAAGGCGCCATTGCCGGGGGCGTCGTCGCCATCGAACTCTACAAATGGCGCCACGGCATCACGCAGCGCACCGGCGCGCGTTTCGCGCTGCCGCTGGCGGTGGGCATCGCCGTCGGCCGGCTCGGCTGCTACTTCGCCGGGCTCGACGACTTCACCTATGGCACGCCGACATCGCTGCCCTGGGCGCATGACTTCGGCGACGGCATCTTGCGGCATCCGGTGCAGCTCTATGAAAGCATGGCCATGGCCGGCTTCGCTGCCGCCTATGCCGTCGCCGTATTCCGGCACAGTACCTTCATCATCGCCAACGGCTTCTATCTCGCGCTCGCCTTCTATGGACTGCAGCGCTTTGCGTGGGAGTTTTTAAAACCCTATGCTGCGGTGGTTGGCCCACTGACGCTGTTTCACCTGCTGTCGCTCGGCATCGCGGTCTATGCCGCGCTGATGCTAGGCACGGCGCCCGTCGCGAGATTGAATGATGAACGCGCCGCTGCGTAG
- a CDS encoding PepSY domain-containing protein: MPRRLTRTLRRWLYIGHRWIGIITCLFFAMWFVSGVVMMYVAFPGLSEKERLAALPDMAWEKVRLSPDAAMAAAGAKTFPRDLRLQMLDDEPVYRLTGWDGQRQTISASDGHGIDGVTLDRALAVARHYPGAADVQSIEMVERDQWSVTARYDPFRPLYQIALNDAAGTRLYVSSRTGEIVLDTSATERVWNWLGSIPHWIYPTVLRKDNALWRQVILWLSGICLVVAVSGIWIGILRVRLRRRYSGGRVTPYRGWMAWHHVTGLFAGVFVLTWMFSGWLSVNPGEVFSSRGPSREMLQRYAGHDAPTVAAVVAVTPSSRAVEARFVWLGGAPLMLLANRQGRKLPSIP, encoded by the coding sequence GTGCCGCGCAGACTGACGCGGACACTGCGGCGGTGGCTGTATATCGGCCACCGCTGGATCGGGATTATCACCTGTCTGTTCTTTGCCATGTGGTTCGTGTCCGGCGTGGTGATGATGTATGTGGCGTTTCCCGGCCTTTCCGAAAAGGAGAGGCTGGCGGCGCTGCCCGACATGGCGTGGGAAAAGGTCCGGTTGTCGCCGGACGCGGCGATGGCCGCGGCCGGCGCCAAGACCTTTCCGCGCGATCTCCGGCTCCAGATGCTGGACGACGAACCGGTGTACCGGCTGACCGGCTGGGATGGACAGCGCCAGACGATCTCCGCCAGTGACGGCCACGGCATCGACGGCGTGACGCTGGATCGGGCGCTGGCGGTGGCGCGCCACTATCCGGGGGCCGCCGATGTGCAATCGATCGAGATGGTTGAGCGTGACCAGTGGAGCGTCACCGCGCGCTACGATCCGTTTCGGCCGCTGTATCAGATCGCTCTCAACGACGCCGCCGGGACGCGGCTCTACGTGTCATCGCGTACCGGCGAAATCGTGCTCGATACCAGCGCCACCGAGCGCGTCTGGAACTGGCTCGGATCAATTCCGCACTGGATCTATCCGACCGTTCTGCGGAAGGACAACGCGCTGTGGCGACAGGTCATCCTGTGGCTGTCCGGGATCTGCCTGGTGGTGGCGGTCAGCGGCATCTGGATCGGCATCCTGCGCGTGCGGCTGCGCAGGCGCTATAGCGGCGGCCGTGTCACGCCCTATCGCGGCTGGATGGCGTGGCATCACGTCACCGGCCTGTTCGCGGGGGTGTTCGTGCTGACCTGGATGTTCTCAGGCTGGCTGTCGGTCAATCCCGGCGAGGTCTTCAGCAGCCGGGGGCCGTCGCGCGAGATGCTGCAGCGTTACGCCGGCCATGACGCGCCGACCGTCGCTGCTGTCGTTGCCGTAACGCCGTCGTCGCGTGCCGTCGAAGCGCGCTTCGTCTGGCTGGGCGGCGCGCCGTTGATGCTGCTGGCAAATCGTCAGGGGCGCAAG
- a CDS encoding TonB-dependent receptor, with product MTSVVSASNRCNPFLYSVAFSCLLCPTDGWSQGASPSQALDPVVVQSPAAPSARRRVANSGSASRAIRTRQQRATATGAPVASPAGPAAFAAPTLNLTGTSSTGSRLGLTRLQTPASVEIITAETMAERGQQNIIAAVTQNAAGFTAAPAPGNGSIAFNTRGFTGNGTVMTLLDGTRLYVGSGTLTFPYDTWSSERIEVLRGPASVMYGEGAIGGAVNVISKLPLWVPRNQAEISLDTNLERRIAVDSGGPISKDLAYRITATGNMSDGWVDRDRQSNVEVHAAVQIKQTEDISWTISTDYGDRSPSRYFGTPLINGKLDTSLRFQNYNVGDSSIRYQDSQSQVKTEWQVSDGVTLRNTLYYLDSQRHWRDEESYVYNARTGLIDRGGGNYIEIFHDQAQIGDRFDATFHGHLLGMANEFVTGFDVNNISFTHTNNSPYAGASSVPLFNFNPGSFSATTSPTVPGFSSTTNQYGVFAENRLSVTDQLALIAGIRQDEPTVARTDYVTPANSYEKSYHATSWRAGAVYTPIKDLAFYGQYSVAVDPVSNLITNSAANSTYQLSNGNQVEVGVKQLFWNGRGEWTLAGYEIVKNNLLARDPNNLNVTLQIGQQSSRGIEASVGLALDQGWRIDANTAFLRAKYDNNLQVVSGVPINYAGNVPVYVPQNVSNIWVTWAFAQNWSANAGVQIIGKRFADLANTLEMPAYNVVNAGLQWKPDVNTTVSLRVYNLFDTIYATSGGINQWLLGMPRTAQLAVNVKF from the coding sequence ATGACCTCCGTCGTCTCTGCATCGAACCGATGCAATCCCTTCCTGTATTCCGTCGCATTCTCTTGCCTGCTCTGCCCGACTGACGGCTGGAGCCAGGGTGCCAGCCCCAGCCAGGCGCTCGACCCAGTCGTGGTGCAATCGCCGGCCGCACCGTCCGCCAGGCGCCGCGTGGCCAACAGCGGCAGCGCGTCGCGCGCAATACGGACGCGCCAGCAGCGTGCGACAGCCACCGGTGCGCCCGTGGCATCGCCGGCCGGCCCCGCAGCTTTTGCCGCGCCGACGCTCAACCTCACCGGTACGTCATCGACCGGCAGCCGCCTTGGTCTGACACGATTGCAGACGCCGGCAAGTGTCGAAATCATCACCGCCGAGACAATGGCCGAGCGTGGTCAGCAGAACATCATTGCCGCTGTGACGCAGAATGCCGCCGGCTTCACCGCCGCGCCGGCGCCGGGCAACGGCAGCATCGCCTTCAACACACGCGGCTTTACCGGCAACGGCACTGTCATGACGCTGCTTGACGGCACCCGTCTCTATGTCGGCTCGGGTACGCTGACCTTTCCCTACGACACCTGGTCGTCGGAGCGCATCGAAGTGCTGCGCGGTCCGGCATCCGTGATGTATGGCGAAGGCGCCATCGGCGGCGCCGTCAACGTCATCTCGAAGCTGCCGCTGTGGGTGCCGCGCAACCAGGCGGAAATTTCGCTCGACACCAATCTGGAGCGCCGCATCGCCGTCGATAGCGGCGGCCCGATCAGCAAGGACCTCGCCTATCGCATCACCGCCACCGGCAACATGTCGGACGGCTGGGTCGATCGCGACCGCCAGTCCAATGTCGAAGTTCATGCTGCCGTGCAGATCAAGCAGACCGAAGACATCAGCTGGACAATCTCGACCGATTACGGCGATCGCAGCCCGTCGCGCTATTTCGGCACGCCGCTGATCAACGGCAAGCTCGACACGTCGCTGCGCTTCCAGAACTACAACGTCGGCGACAGCAGCATCCGCTATCAGGACAGCCAGAGTCAGGTGAAGACCGAGTGGCAGGTGAGCGACGGGGTCACGTTGCGCAATACGTTGTATTACCTCGACAGCCAGCGGCATTGGCGCGACGAGGAAAGCTACGTCTACAACGCCAGAACCGGCCTGATCGATCGGGGCGGCGGCAACTATATCGAAATCTTTCACGACCAAGCGCAGATCGGCGATCGTTTCGATGCGACGTTCCACGGCCATCTCCTCGGCATGGCCAACGAATTCGTCACCGGCTTTGACGTCAACAACATTTCCTTCACCCACACCAACAACTCGCCCTATGCGGGCGCGTCGTCAGTGCCGCTGTTCAATTTCAATCCCGGCTCGTTCTCCGCCACCACGTCACCGACCGTTCCGGGCTTCAGCTCCACCACCAACCAGTATGGCGTATTTGCGGAAAATCGCCTTTCGGTCACCGACCAGCTGGCGCTGATCGCAGGTATCCGTCAGGACGAGCCGACCGTCGCGCGCACTGATTACGTGACGCCCGCCAACAGTTATGAGAAGTCGTATCACGCGACCAGCTGGCGCGCCGGTGCTGTCTATACGCCGATCAAGGATCTCGCCTTTTATGGCCAGTATTCCGTGGCCGTCGATCCGGTGAGCAACCTGATCACCAACTCGGCGGCGAACAGCACCTATCAGCTGTCCAACGGCAACCAAGTGGAGGTCGGCGTCAAGCAGTTGTTCTGGAACGGGCGCGGCGAGTGGACGCTCGCCGGCTATGAGATCGTGAAGAACAATTTGCTGGCGCGCGATCCGAACAACCTGAACGTGACGTTGCAGATCGGCCAGCAATCGTCGCGTGGAATCGAGGCTTCGGTCGGACTTGCCCTCGACCAGGGCTGGCGCATCGACGCCAACACGGCCTTCCTGCGTGCGAAGTATGACAACAACCTGCAGGTGGTCAGCGGCGTCCCGATTAACTACGCCGGCAACGTGCCGGTGTACGTGCCGCAAAACGTCTCGAATATCTGGGTGACCTGGGCCTTCGCGCAGAACTGGTCGGCCAATGCCGGCGTGCAGATCATAGGCAAGCGCTTTGCCGACCTCGCCAATACGTTGGAAATGCCGGCCTACAACGTCGTCAACGCCGGCCTGCAATGGAAGCCGGACGTCAACACCACCGTCTCGTTGCGCGTCTATAACCTGTTCGACACGATCTATGCGACGTCGGGCGGCATCAATCAGTGGCTGCTCGGCATGCCGCGCACAGCACAACTCGCCGTGAACGTGAAGTTCTGA
- a CDS encoding radical SAM protein, producing the protein MNAPLRRSRPYIFWGQTQSLCEVCLKLVPTKIQILGNEVWYEKRCRQHGVQSTLVSDDAAYWRKCKDFIKPGDRPLSFQHKTEFGCPYDCGLCPDHEQHSCLALIEITDHCNLTCPVCFAESSPARSTFLPLPTIERMLDALVASEGEPDLVQISGGEPTLHPDFFAILDAVRARPIRHVMINTNGLRIARDVEFVKRLAEQKRGLEVYLQFDSLQRDALVNLRGANLRKIRQQALENLEAHGVSATLVATVKRGVNDHEIGDIVRHALTWKCVRGVTLQPVQDAGRNENFNKDTDRIMLSEIRRRVVETGVFGDADMIPLPCNPESISIGYGVRNGDKVLPVTSLIPQQQLVDIMPNTISLEKHPVLREKFIELFSLSSGPLNTGQRISEFLCCLPQFEAPANLGYESVFRVTIVQFLDRFNFCVGNVKRSCIHFVTPSGQIIPFDTYNLFYRDGSIDGIRKRMAKEVIP; encoded by the coding sequence ATGAACGCGCCGCTGCGTAGATCGCGCCCTTACATTTTCTGGGGCCAGACCCAATCGCTGTGCGAAGTCTGCCTCAAGCTGGTGCCGACAAAAATCCAGATCCTCGGCAACGAGGTCTGGTACGAGAAGCGCTGCCGGCAGCACGGCGTGCAGTCGACGCTGGTGTCCGATGACGCCGCCTACTGGCGCAAGTGCAAGGATTTTATCAAGCCCGGCGACAGGCCGTTGTCGTTCCAGCACAAGACCGAATTCGGCTGCCCCTATGATTGCGGGCTATGCCCGGATCACGAACAGCATTCCTGCCTGGCACTGATCGAGATCACCGACCACTGCAACCTCACCTGCCCGGTGTGTTTTGCCGAATCCTCGCCGGCGCGCTCGACCTTCCTGCCGCTGCCGACCATCGAAAGGATGCTCGACGCGCTGGTGGCCAGCGAGGGCGAGCCGGACCTGGTGCAGATCTCCGGCGGCGAACCGACGCTGCATCCCGACTTTTTCGCCATCCTCGACGCGGTGCGGGCGCGACCGATTCGCCATGTGATGATCAATACCAATGGGCTGCGCATTGCCCGCGACGTGGAATTTGTGAAGCGCCTCGCCGAACAGAAGCGCGGCCTGGAAGTCTATCTGCAATTCGATTCGCTACAGCGCGACGCGTTGGTCAACCTGCGCGGCGCCAACCTGCGAAAGATCCGCCAGCAGGCGCTGGAAAATCTCGAGGCGCACGGAGTCTCGGCGACACTGGTCGCCACCGTGAAGCGCGGCGTCAACGACCACGAGATCGGCGACATCGTGCGTCATGCCTTGACGTGGAAGTGCGTGCGCGGCGTGACCCTGCAGCCGGTGCAGGACGCCGGTCGCAACGAGAATTTCAACAAGGATACCGACCGCATCATGCTGTCGGAGATCCGCCGCCGCGTGGTCGAGACCGGCGTGTTCGGCGATGCCGATATGATTCCCCTGCCGTGCAATCCGGAAAGCATTTCCATCGGCTACGGCGTGCGCAACGGCGACAAGGTGCTGCCGGTGACCTCGCTGATCCCGCAACAGCAGTTGGTCGACATCATGCCCAACACCATCAGCCTGGAAAAACATCCCGTGCTGCGGGAAAAATTCATCGAGCTGTTCTCGCTGTCATCGGGGCCGCTGAACACCGGGCAGCGCATCAGCGAATTCCTGTGCTGCCTGCCGCAGTTCGAGGCGCCGGCCAATCTCGGCTACGAAAGCGTGTTCCGCGTCACCATCGTGCAGTTTCTCGACCGCTTCAATTTCTGCGTCGGCAACGTCAAGCGCTCCTGCATCCACTTCGTGACACCATCTGGCCAGATCATCCCGTTCGACACCTACAACCTGTTCTACCGCGACGGCAGCATCGACGGCATCCGCAAACGCATGGCGAAGGAGGTCATCCCATGA
- a CDS encoding alkaline phosphatase D family protein: MATTFSRRRFLSTTAAAGMGVLAMPYLSRAADRPVIGHGVQSGDIGVDSGMVWSRADRASQMMVEVSTTESFKNARALPPINALPESDFTAKMLLENLPAGQDIFYRVKFRDLSHFDIVSEPVIGRFRTAPADRRDVSFVWGGDVAGQGFGINADDGGMFTFATMRKHNPDFLIHSGDTIYADGVITAETKTTDGRVWKNTTIVPEKAKVAETLDEFRAAHKYNLLDEHVRAFNAQVPVFGQWDDHEVTNNWSLSKQLPASYKERDVTLLAARAGRAYHEMYPIRESIVEPGRVYRTLNYGPYLDVFMLDERSYRGPNGANLQEKYGPDAYFVGPDQLAWLKRALLASKATWKVIASDMPISIIVEDDAVNHKGSEAIAQGDGPARGRELEIAELLRFIKSSGVLNTVWLTADVHYTAAHYYNPEKAQFQDFEPFWEFVSGPFHAGSFGPGGMDNTFGPEVKFVKAPGADKQNLPPSAGMQFFGHVRIDGASGQMTVTLRDRADVALWATTLDPKIA; encoded by the coding sequence ATGGCCACGACCTTTTCGCGCCGCCGTTTCCTGTCCACGACCGCCGCCGCCGGCATGGGCGTGCTGGCGATGCCCTATCTCAGCCGCGCCGCGGACCGGCCCGTGATCGGCCATGGCGTGCAGTCCGGCGACATCGGCGTCGACAGCGGCATGGTGTGGTCGCGCGCAGACCGGGCGTCGCAGATGATGGTCGAGGTCTCGACCACCGAATCCTTCAAGAATGCCCGCGCGCTGCCGCCGATCAACGCCCTGCCGGAGAGCGACTTCACCGCAAAAATGCTGCTGGAGAACCTGCCCGCCGGGCAGGACATTTTCTACCGCGTCAAGTTTCGCGATCTCTCGCACTTCGACATCGTCAGCGAGCCGGTGATCGGCCGCTTCCGCACAGCGCCGGCCGATCGCCGCGATGTCAGCTTCGTGTGGGGCGGCGACGTCGCCGGCCAGGGCTTCGGCATCAATGCCGACGATGGCGGCATGTTCACCTTCGCCACCATGCGGAAACACAATCCGGATTTCCTGATCCACTCCGGCGACACCATCTATGCCGACGGCGTCATCACCGCGGAAACCAAGACCACCGACGGCAGGGTCTGGAAGAACACCACCATTGTACCGGAGAAGGCAAAGGTCGCCGAAACGCTCGACGAATTCCGCGCCGCGCACAAATACAACCTGCTCGACGAGCATGTCCGCGCCTTCAATGCGCAGGTGCCGGTGTTCGGCCAGTGGGACGACCACGAGGTCACCAACAACTGGTCGCTGTCGAAGCAATTGCCGGCCTCCTACAAGGAGCGCGACGTCACGCTGCTCGCGGCGCGGGCCGGGCGCGCCTATCACGAGATGTATCCGATCCGCGAGAGCATCGTCGAACCCGGCCGGGTCTACCGCACGCTGAATTACGGTCCGTATCTCGACGTCTTCATGCTCGACGAACGCAGCTATCGCGGCCCCAACGGCGCGAACCTGCAGGAAAAGTACGGTCCCGATGCGTATTTCGTCGGTCCGGACCAACTGGCCTGGCTGAAGCGCGCGCTGCTGGCCTCGAAGGCGACCTGGAAGGTGATCGCGTCGGATATGCCGATCAGCATCATCGTCGAGGACGACGCCGTCAACCACAAGGGCTCCGAGGCGATCGCCCAGGGCGATGGCCCGGCGCGCGGTCGCGAGCTGGAAATCGCCGAGCTCCTGCGCTTCATCAAGTCCTCGGGCGTCCTCAACACCGTGTGGCTGACCGCCGATGTGCACTACACCGCCGCGCACTACTACAATCCGGAGAAGGCCCAGTTCCAGGATTTCGAACCGTTCTGGGAATTCGTCTCCGGCCCGTTCCATGCCGGCTCGTTCGGCCCGGGCGGCATGGACAATACGTTTGGACCCGAGGTGAAGTTCGTCAAGGCACCGGGCGCCGACAAGCAGAACCTGCCGCCCTCCGCCGGCATGCAGTTCTTCGGCCACGTCAGGATCGACGGGGCCTCCGGCCAGATGACCGTCACCCTGCGCGACCGCGCCGACGTGGCGCTGTGGGCCACCACGCTGGATCCGAAGATCGCCTGA